A genomic segment from Montipora foliosa isolate CH-2021 chromosome 9, ASM3666993v2, whole genome shotgun sequence encodes:
- the LOC137969987 gene encoding collagen triple helix repeat-containing protein 1-like: protein MSWILLTLLFMSLPCNCFAVGDNNTGGPSCNDNQVSSICRCGIPGMHGKPGSPGFPGRDGRDGRDGLKGDQGQTGAAGVQGSGVMPFKNWKECAWKNNDGRDNGLIKDCVFTKNFSDTALHVAWTGTLRVYGCTSCCKRWYFTFNGAECSAPLPIDGVVYLRLAGQEPLRVRHIEGHCNNIHKGKVRVGFWVGNCPSYGNADAETGWNAVSRIFVEEVPKPQA, encoded by the exons ATGTCTTGGATCTTGCTGACGCTACTTTTCATGTCACTTCCGTGTAACTGTTTTGCAGTGGGGGATAACAATACTGGTGGCCCGTCTTGCAATGACAAC CAAGTCTCGTCAATTTGCCGTTGTGGTATTCCCGGCATGCATGGCAAGCCTGGATCCCCAGGATTCCCAGGCCGCGATGGACGGGACGGCCGTGACGGGTTAAAAGGGGATCAGGGACAAACTGGAGCGGCTGGTGTCCAGG GTTCAGGTGTGATGCCCTTCAAGAACTGGAAGGAGTGCGCCTGGAAAAATAACGATGGCAGAGATAATGGCCTGATTAAG GATTGCGTGTTCACCAAGAACTTCTCTGATACAGCTCTTCATGTGGCCTGGACTGGTACTTTGCGAGTTTATGGCTGCACTAGTTGCTGTAAACGCTGGTACTTCACTTTCAACGGTGCTGAATGCTCGGCTCCCCTCCCTATTGATGGTGTTGTGTACTTACGCTTGGCGGGTCAAGAACCTCTCcgcgtccgccatattgaagggCACTGCAACAACATTCACAAGGGAAAGGTGCGAGTGGGATTCTGGGTCGGCAATTGTCCTAGCTATGGAAATGCTGATGCCGAGACAGGTTGGAATGCAGTGTCCCGAATCTTTGTTGAGGAAGTTCCTAAACCTCAAGCTTAG